The Psychrobacter sp. 28M-43 genome segment CTATTCATTCATTTACCAATGATCAGAACTTAGTTGATAACTATCATAAAGCAGACCGCCGTGGTCGTAGTGCTGTAATGAACATGGTTATCACTAGTACTGGTGCTGCAAAAGCTGTCGGTAAAGCTTTGCCAGAATTAAATGGTAAGCTGACGGGTAACGCTATTCGTGTACCAACACCAAACGTCAGCTTAGCAATCTTGAACGTGAATCTGAAAACTGCTCCAGCAAGCGCTGATGCGTTGAATGAGTTCTTGCGTAAAATGGCTAACAGCAGCACTTGGCAGTCGCAGATTGCATATACGGATTCTACAGAAGCGGTATCAACTGACTTTGTTGGTACGACTCATGTTGGTATTGTCGATGCTCAAGCTACTATTTTGACTGACAACCAAGCTATCGTATATGTTTGGTATGATAACGAAGTAGGTTATAGTACTCAGGTATTGCGTTTGGCGACGCAAATGGCCGGAATCAGCTACGCTCAGATTCCAGCATAGATTACTAAATACAGTAGAGCAATAACGTCATACCAAGTATAGTAGCGCTATCGTGTCATAAGAATGGCGCTGTAGCAGATGCTACTTTGAATAGCTTGGTAGGATTTTAACTGTCATACTTAAACACCCGATAGTCCGATTGATTATCGGGTGTTATTGTCATAATGGGCACTAAGTAAAAGTAGACTTTATACAGTGTTTATTTTGACGCAACAACATAGCAAAACCCCAAAATACAACCGTTGGTTGTAACCAGTTTATAGACTGGATTGTGAATTAAGGAACGTAAGATGCGATTTATTGATGAAGCCGTCGTAACGGTAAAAGCAGGTGACGGTGGTAACGGAATCGCCAGTTTTCGCCGAGAGAAGTATGTCCCACGTGGTGGACCTGATGGTGGTGATGGCGGCAAGGGCGGAGATGTATATGTCATTGCAGAAGATAACACCAACACCCTAGTTGACTATCGTTATACGCGTCGTCATGACGCCATGCGTGCTGAGAACGGCCATAGTAGAAACTGTTCAGGTAAAGGGTCTGATGATCTTTATTTGCCAGTACCAGTTGGTACCACGGTAGTTGATACCGAAACAGACGAAGTATTGGGCGATTTGATTGAGATTGGCCAGACATTACTGATTGCCAAAGGTGGCGATGGTGGTCTGGGTAATACCCATTTTAAAAGCTCGACCAACCAAGCGCCGCGTAAAGCGACGTCAGGTTTTGAAGGTGAGCTAAAAGTTCTTAAGTTTGAGCTAAAAGTAGTGGCTGATGTTGGTTTGATTGGTTTGCCTAATGCTGGTAAATCGACTTTTATACGTCAAGTCTCTGCTGCTAGACCAAAAGTGGCTGATTATCCGTTTACCACCCTAGTACCAAACTTGGGTGTGGTCGATATTGGTCGTCATCGCTCATTTGTAATGGCCGATATTCCTGGTCTTATTGAAGGTGCATCAGAAGGTGCAGGACTTGGTATTCGCTTCTTAAAACATGTTGCGCGTACACGTCGTCTGTTACACTTAGTTGATGTCAAGCCTGTTGATGGCAGCGATCCAGTCGAAAATGCTCGCGTTATTTTAAATGAGCTTGAGCGTTTTTCTCCTGAATTGGCCAACTTACCGCAGATTTTGGTATTAAACAAAATCGATCAGGTCAATGATGAAGATTTGAACGCGCTTTGTACTCATATCGTCGCAGAGCTTGGTTGGACTGGTATGGTCTTCCGTACGGCAACGCTAACTGGTGAAGGCGTTGATGCGGTCAAATATCATCTAATGAATGATATCGAACTTGAGCGTGAGCGTGAAATAGAAGATCCTATCTTCGCTGAAGCACAAAAAGAACGTTTCGAGCGTCTAGAAGCTGAAGTACGTCTTAACACTGAAGCACAGCGTGAAGCATATCGTGCGGCTCGTAAAGCGGCGCGTGAAGGCTTGGATGCGTCTGATTTTGACGACGATGATGACGATGGCGTTGAGGTAATGTACGTTCCTTAAGCTAGTATGCTTGAGCAGTTATATTTGAATTGTGAATTTAATCCCTACAATCAATTAATATGAAAAAAGGAGTTTATATGGCAGATGACATAGCAAACACGATGGAAGAAGCAAGATTTGTTAAGCAAACTCGCAACTTTGATATTCAGCGCGTTATTGTCAAAATTGGTTCATCACTATTAACCAATAACGGTCGAGGGCTGGATCGTACTGCCATATATGAGTGGGCAAAGCAAATTGCTAAGCTGCACAAAAAAGGCGTTGAGGTACTGCTGGTATCATCAGGTGCCGTTGCTGAAGGTGTGGTACGTATGAACCTTGAGGAACGCCCTAAAAAACTAGCAGCACTACAAGCCTGTGCTTCTATTGGTCAAATGGGATTGATTGAAACATGGTGGTCAGCTTTGATTCAGCATGGTATTCAAAGCTCGCAGCTCCTGCTAACTCATGATGACTTGTCTAATCGTAGCCGTTATCTTAACACCACTGGTGCGCTGACCCAGTTATTAGAATGGCGCGTACTACCGGTTATCAATGAGAACGATACCATCACGATTGATGAGATTAAATTTGGCGACAACGATACCTTGGGTGCGATGGCAGCCGCGATGGTTAATGCTGATTTGTACATTATCTTAACCGATCAAGAAGGTGTCTTCACTGATAACCCACGTGATAATCCTGATGCCAAGATGATTCGCCAAGAACGTGCAATGGCGGATTATTTATTTGATATTGCAGGAGACGGTGGTAAGCTTGGACGCGGTGGTATGTTGACCAAAATCCGTGCTGGACGCCTTGCTGCAATGGGTGGCTGTCCTACCGTTATCGTCAGTGGTGCTATCGATGACGTTATTACCCGTGTGGTATCAGGCGAAGCTGTAGGTACCTTGCTGACGACTAATGACGAAGATAAAATCATCGCGCGCAAACAGTGGCTAGCTGCGCATCTACGTATGTCAGGTAGCTTGGTCGTCGATGCAGGTGCTGCAAGAGCATTGACTGAGCACAATAGAAGTTTATTGCCAGTGGGTGTTGTAGAAGTGCAGGGCGGATTTGATGAAGGTGATGTGGTAGAAATCATCCATCAAGATACAGGTGAACGTATTGCCGTTGGGCAGGTAAACTTCTCATCGAATGATGCGCGCCGCGTCGCTCGTGAGCGTACCGAACAGTTCGATAAGATCTTTGGCAGTAGCGAAGAACGTGTCGTCATGGTACACCGTGACAATCTTGCATTAACTGTATAGCGCTTTTATATAACCTTTTTTATTCAACTTATTTTATCCAGTACGATATCCATTGATAAATATGGATATTGTGCTGTTTTGGAGATTTGTACATGAGTGCTTCAGACGGTAGTAACTCGGTTCAGCAACAGTTTGCACCTTTAAAAAATGATAGATTGCTACGTGCATTACGTTTTGAGCCCATCGATACCACACCGGTATGGATGATGCGCCAAGCTGGTCGTTATTTGCCAGAATATAAAGCCACTCGTGCTGAAGCTGGTGACTTTATGAGCCTGTGCAAAGATACAGATCGCGCTACTGAAGTGACTCTGCAGCCATTGCGCCGTTATGATTTAGATGCTGCCATTTTATTTAGTGATATTTTAACTATCCCTGATGCGATGGGATTGGGCTTGTATTTCGAAACAGGTGAAGGTCCTAAATTTAAGCATCCTATTCGTGAGCAGGCTGATCTTGATAGATTGCCAGTGCTTGAGCCAAACGACTCTTTAGATTATGTAATGCGTGCTGTAACCAGTATTCGTAAAGCATTGAATGGTCAAGTTCCATTATTTGGTTTCTCCGGTAGTCCGTGGACGTTGGCTACTTATATGATAGAAGGCGGTAGCTCGAAAGATTATCGTTATACCAAAGGCTTCTTATATAGTAACCCTGATTTTTTACATCAGTTATTAGACAAGCTTGCGACGTCAGTTATTGACTATTTAGATGCCCAAATCGTCGCTGGTGCTCAAATTGTACAGATATTCGATAGTTGGGGCGGTGCGTTAGGCCATCGTCAATTTATCGAATTCTCACACATTTATAATAAACGTATTGTCGCTGAACTAAAGGAACGTCATCCACAAGTACCTGTAGTGCTATTCACTAAAGGTGGTGGGTTATGGCTTGATATTCAGGCTGACAGCGAAGCGGACGTGTTAGGTTTAGATTGGACGATGCCGATTGATCGTGCGCGTCAAGTATTGACTGAAAGTCAGCGTCAGTTGACCAAAAAGCATAAGAAATTGCAAAGCAGCAAAGCTATCCAAGGTAACTTAGATCCAGCGACGTTATACGGTTCGCCTGCGACAATTCGTTCTGAAGTGAACGCCATGCTTGACCGTGCTTACGCTGACGGTGAAAAGACTGGTTACATAGCAAACTTAGGTCACGGTATCACCCAGTGGGTTAACCCTGACAATGCCAAAGTGTTTGTGGATGCAGTACACGATTATAAAATTTAAGAGTCAGAATATTTAGAGAGTGATTCTGTCTTTGTTCGCATTTGTAGAACTATATAATTTATGGAACTGAATGAGTTATAAGCAAATATAGAATCTATCAGTGCATATTTAGTATTTACCAAGAAAAGGGTGTTTTATGATTTCAGCAGCGATCGTCGGTGGTACAGGCTATACGGGTATTGAGCTCATTCGCTTATTATCTGCTCATCCTGAGGTTTCTATTGATTTATTAACTTCTCGTAGCGAAGCTGGCACTCGTGCTGATGAAATCTTCCCAAGCTTACGCGGTGTGTCTGACATCGTTTTTAGCGACTTAGGTGATAATACGCTTGCTGCATTGCAAAAATGTGATGTTGTGTTTTTTGCGACGCCGCATGGTGTAGCAATGAAGCAAGCTGAAGCGCTTATTCAAGCTGGCGTTAAGGTCATCGATTTGGCTGCTGATTTTCGTTTGCAGTCACTGACTGACTTTGAGCACTGGTACAAACAGTCACATGCTTGCCCTGAATTGTTGAAAACAGCGATCTACGGCCTACCAGAAATCAATCGTGACAAGCTTGCGAATGCGTTACTAGTAGGCAACCCAGGTTGTTATCCAACCACTGCGATTTTGGGTTTAAAACCAATTGTCGCAGCCCAGAATAAGCAAGCAGAGCGTTTGATCGAGTCTCGTATTGTTATCGATGCAAAATCTGGCGTGTCTGGTGCAGGCCGTCAAGCATCACTTGCACTTAACTATGCTGAGACGACGGATAGCTTTAAAGCTTATAGCGTCGAAGGCCATCGTCATTTACCAGAGATTGAGCAGGGTGTTGCACAGTTATTAGACAGCCAGTTCGCGCATCGCATTCGCTTTTTGCCGCATTTAGTACCGATGATTCGGGGCATGCTAAGCTCTATTCATATGGAGCTGACCGATGCTGGTGCTGCTATCGATTGGCAGCAAGCGTTTGAAAATAGCTATGCGTCAGAGTTGTTTGTTGATGTCATGCCAAAAGGCCTTTATCCAGATACGCGTAGTGTTCGCGCTAGTAACCGTCTACGTATTGCCGTACATCAGGATAATGAGCGTGCTGAGCTAACAGTTATCGTTGTTCAAGATAACTTAGTCAAAGGTGCTGCTGGGCAGGCTGTGCAAAACATGAATGTGATGTTCGGTTTTGATGAGTCAATGGGGCTGAACTTTGCACCGATTGTTCCTTAATATCAACGACTTCATATTCCAATCATTCACATTTACGGTGCTAGGTATTGATTATAAATTCGGCTATAATGACTTGCCCTTACCCTTAAGAGATACTGTCTAAATGCGTGTTCAGCTCGTACTACGCTTTTGCTCACAGCCAGCACGTCAATCGTGTAAAGACTCGGTTATACCTAGCTTGGAGCGCAAACAGCATTCCTTTAGAAATAATAATGTCCCTATAAGTGGTATTGCTAGCTCACAACACGGCGCTTCTACGTTAGTATTGGCACTGTTTGTAGTGGCCGTATTAGTGACAGCAGTGGTTGGGCTGGTATTCGGTCATAAGCTTGGTTACCAACGTGGCCTTCATTCGATGGAAACAGAAGCCAAGCAAGCAATCATCGATAGCACTGAAGCGACACAAGCGCTAGAAGATTTGCGTCTTAGCAATAAGATAGCTACTAACCAAGCAGCGACTGCCAAACAAGAACTGGCTATCAGTTTGGCTAATTTAAAAGAACTGCGTGAAAGCCAGCAAGAACTAACAGTAGAAAATAAGCAAGTGTCACAGCTCAATGAGCTATATTCAGATGTCATTCGTGAGAAAGGTGGTATGCCTTTACAGGTATTAGGTGCCAAAATTTCGCCACTACCTGAAAATGCTTTTGAGTATGGTTTTGATATTGGGATGCTCAGCAGCGATGGTCAAGCCAAACGCCTACGGCCTGTATTGACGCTACTTAATAATGATGACCTTGTAGAGGTGCCACTTGACCCTGCATACCATATGATCGAAGGTATCGTTCGGATACGTGGTCGCTTTGTAATGCCATCAGGCTTTAGACCTTTGCAAGCCAAACTGACTTTGCAAGCTGGTGGTCAAAAAGTAGAGCAATTGTATGACTGGAAGCTCGGTGATAGTGTGGATAACATGCTACCATCGCTTTTAGATTTACCAGAAGTTGATGAAAGTCCTATCGTACCTTAATTACCTCATGTCTTAATGAATTACTCAGTGACGATGCTGTGGTTGAAATCAAAGCACAATGGCCTTAGTTAGTGGTTGTGCTTTATACCATGCCTTATCGCCTGCCTTAACAACCTCTTCTATCTTAAACTTACCTTATAATTATATTTTGATTATGATGAAAAAAATGATATCTCAAGCCACGCCAACGGTTGCTGATTGGCACTTTCCCAATATGCCTGCTCATCGTGCACAAGACGGTGATACCGATGGTGAAACGTCACCGCAAGCAGATGTATTGGTCGCAGAGCCTGAAGTAGCCAAACCGCCTATGTATGCGGTTGTTATGTACAATGACAACTACACGCCGATGGAGTTTGTTGTATACATATTGCAGTCAGAATTTCGTCATAGTATGGATTCTGCGGTCGAGATTATGCTGACTATTCATAATAGCAGCAAAGGTATTGCTGGCATTTACCCCAAAGATATCGCCGAGACCAAGGCTAAAAAAGTAAATAGTCTGGCACACCGCGAAGGTTATCCGTTATTAACTCAAATCGAACCGCATCAAGGCGAGTAGAGTAACTTATTAATTTCTTATACTGATATATGGCTCTATTAAAGTTTTACCTACTGTTCTTTATTTCTAAGTAATTCATATCAAAGCTCACCTTCATAGTGAGCTTTTTTGACTTTTCAGTCATCCCTCTTATATATGAACTTTGCCTCTTAAAATAGTTTTATTATCCATAGAGTCTTGATTTTTATAATAAATAACCCTATCTATTAAAATAGCCTGTTCAATAGTTTTAGACTAAGTATCTCAGTTAAACTTGCTAAAACTACGTCATTTCTAGCTTCTAAAATATCAATCTTTCTTTCTATCTAATCAGTTTTTCAACATTTAATATTCGTTATTAAGGTTGTCGCTACTAGCTTGTAGCACGCTTTGATACATTTTAGTCTGTGTTAATAGATTGACTCCGTTGAAGTATCGTGTTGATATAAAGAAAAGCGGCCATGGATAGTTATGATTACTGTTGGCTGATAGCGAGATTATAGTATTTAATCAATAGTCTACCGCTCACCTCATTTATTCATGACTTCTAATAATACGAATATAGCCCTTGAACAATTCATCTACCGCCCTGATTTACTTACTAACTCATTCATAAAACTATCAATTATAAAGATAGATATAACCGTAGGAAGTTGTTATGTTAAGTCGTCATCTTGAAGTTTCTCTACGTTTAGCAATGACGCTTGCGCGCCAAAAATCGCATGAGTATCTCACTGTTGAACACTTGCTTTTGGCCTTATTAGAAAACACTCATGCTGCCAATACGTTGACTGCTTGTAATGCTAATGTCTCGGCGTTGCGTACTGAGCTTGAGGTTTATATTAATAAACACACGCCAACTATTGATGCTGATACAGAACAGTCACCGCAGCCGACTCAAAGCTTTGATCGTATCTTGCAACGTGCTATTTTTCACGTGCAATCGATCGGTGGTGGTCGTTTGGTTGAAGGGTCTGATATTTTGGTCTCTATGTTTTCAGAACATGATACCTATGCTGTCTACTTGCTTAAAAAACAAGGCATCAGTCGCCTTGAGCTAACTCAGTATTTATCACACGGTCAAGATAAAGAAGAGCCATCTGAATCACGTGGTTCTGCAGGCACTGAGCGTCGTAGTGCTTCTGAAAAGACCAGTAAAGATCCATTGGTTGAATTTGCAACCAATCTAAACCAGCGAGCTGCTGAAGGTAAAACCGATCCTTTGATTGGGCGTGCTTCTGAAATTGAACGTGCTGCCCAAGTACTATGCCGTCGTCGTAAAAATAACCCATTGCTAGTAGGTGAGCCTGGTGTAGGTAAAACCTCTATCGCTGAAGGTTTAGCATGGTTAATTATTAACGACAAAGCACCGAAGCCCCTTAACGGTTGCGTGATTTATAGCCTTGATATTGGTTCACTAATTGCGGGAACTAAGTATCGCGGTGACTTTGAAAAACGCATGAAGTCATTGCTTGATGCATTAAAGAAAAAACCAAATGCTATTCTTTTTATCGATGAAATTCATATGATTATTGGTGCTGGTTCATCAATGAGCAGCAATATGGATGTATCGAACCTTATCAAGCCAGCGCTTGCCAACGGTGAGCTGCGTTGTATTGGTTCAACAACCTTTACTGAATATCGCCAAGTATTTGAAAAAGACCATGCATTGTCGCGTCGTTTCCAAAAAATTGATGTTAAAGAACCCAGTGTGGATGACACTATCGATATTCTGCGTGGTCTAAAACCTCGTTATGAAGAATTTCATAATGTTGAGTATACGGATGAAGCGTTGGTCACAGCGGTACAGTTATCAGCCAAACATATTCATGAGCGTTTTTTACCTGACAAAGCCATTGACGTGATTGACGAAGCAGGTGCGTATAAGCGCTTAGGCGTGGTGCCTGATGTCGATGATATCGAAGCGGAAGAAAGTTTCATTGCTGATTTAGAGCAAGATTTTGATGCACAGATCGATGCTGATATCGATAGTGATACAGATAATGAAATGCAAGATGAAGCAGCGACTGCGAAAGCAAGCGATAGTGCTAAATCGGCAGATGGTGTGAAGTTATCAAAGGGTCAAAAGCCACCGATGAAAATCGATGTGGCTGATATCGAGGCTATTATTGCTAAGTTGGCACGTATTCCACCCAAATCTGTATCGAGTGATGACAAGAGTATTCTTGAGCATTTAGATCGAGATCTTAAGCACTTGGTATTTGGTCAAGATGAGGCAATTGCCACGTTGGCTGATGCTATCAAGCTATCACGTGCAGGATTAAAAGCACCTGATAAGCCAATCGGTTCATTTATGTTTGCAGGTCCAACTGGTGTGGGTAAAACAGAAGTATCGCGTCAGTTAGCGAACCTGTTAGGTGTAGAATTGGTACGCTTTGATATGTCAGAGTACATGGAAGCGCACACGGCATCACGCTTGATTGGCGCGCCTCCAGGTTATGTTGGCTATGATCAAGGTGGCTTGCTTACTGAAAAAATCAATCAGCATCCACATTGCGTGTTGTTGCTTGATGAGATTGAAAAGGCGCATCCAGATGTCTTCAACTTGTTACTACAAGTAATGGATCATGGTACGTTGACTGATAACAATGGTCGTGTGGCCATCTTTAAACAGGTCATCGTTATTATGACAACGAACGTTGGTGCTGATAGTATCAGTCGCTCGTCAATGGGCTTTACTCAACAAGACCATAGTCGTGATAATACAGAGTCGCTGAAACGTGTCTTTACGCCAGAGTTCCGCAATCGCTTAGACGCTATAATTCAGTTCAACCCTCTAGATACGTCAGTTGTTGTATCGGTTGTCGATAAGTTCTTAGTTGAATTACAAGTACAGCTTGATGATAAGCAAGTGACATTAGAGATTGATGATGATGTACGTGACTACTTGGCGGACAAAGGCTATGACCGTCTAATGGGTGCACGTCCGATGCAACGTCTGATTCAAGATGAAATCAAAAAACCATTGGCAAGTATGATTTTGTTTGGTGATCTGGTTAATGGCGGTGTCGTTCATCTGACTTTAGAGCCTAAAGTCGATGATTCTCAAGAGAATGATACGATGAAGCTTGATAAGGTATCAGACAAAGGCTCAGCTGATAGTCGTATTATTCTGACAGTTGTTGAAACTCATGAGCCACATCCTGATTCTGAGTCTTTAGCCAGTTAAGTTATTTAGTGTTGACATCATAAAAACGGCTACCGTATTACTGCGGTAGCCGTTTTTTTATTGCTATAATTCATCAACAAAGCTCATACTATTTTTTGTTAGTATGATTATTTACAGTAAGCTGGCTTTAACGAAGCTATGGAACTTATAACAAGATAACAAGATAACAAGATAACAAGTATAAAAAGGACACACTATGGAACTGTTCGATGAACCGACAACAAAGACTCCAGAACAAAAACAAGCGATTTTAGACAATGTCCGTTTACCAGAAGATTGGAAAACGGCATTAGCAGATGAGCTAACATCTGAGAATATGGACAATCTACGCGCGTTCTTAAAAGAGGCGTATCAGTCGGATGATAGTATCTATCCGCCTGCACCATTGATGTTCAATGCGCTTAACCTCACGCCGTTATCGCAAGTCAAAGTGGTAATCTTGGGCCAAGATCCTTATCATCGTCCAGGTCAGGCTATGGGGTTATCATTTTCTGTTCCTAAAGCCATTCCTAAGCCACCATCATTAAATAATTTACTTAAAGAAATGGCAGATGACATTGGCATTCGGCCTTCAGCGCATGGCGATTTGACATACTGGGCACAGCAAGGCGTTCTACTGCTTAATAGCTCACTAACTGTCCGAGAAGGCGAGCCAAACAGTCATCAAAATAAAGGTTGGGAGCAGTTTACTGATGCTGTAATCGATGCCGTTAATGAACAGACCAAGCATACTGTATTTATTCTATGGGGTAGTAAAGCCCAGAAGAAAGGTAAGTATATCGATACGGATAAGCATTTGATTCTGACAGCGGTACACCCATCACCACTGGCGGCAAACCGTGGCGGCTTCTTTGGCACTAAACCTTTTTCTAAGACAAATGACTACTTGGCGCAGTATGGCCAAACTCCAATTGACTGGCAATTACCACAATAAATGCAAAATATACAAAATATAAGCTTAACGCCGTATCAACCTTTAAATATGCAGGCTAGCACCTTTTGGTTAGCTGAAGATATTAAATGGATGCAACAAGCAATCCAACTGGCTAAGCAGGGTGCTGAGCGAGGAGAGGTGCCTGTAGGTGCTGTATTGGTACATGATCAGCAGATTATCGGCCAAGGGTTTAATCAACCTATTAGTAGCCATGATGTTACTGCTCATGCAGAGATAGTTGCATTGAGAGACGCTTGTACGCGTTTAGAAAACTATCGATTGCCGCTACAAACTACTTTATATGTCACTTTAGAGCCTTGTACGATGTGTATCGGTGCTCTAATCCATGCGCGTGTAAACAAGTTGGTGTACGCAGCGAGTGAACCGCGTGCTGGGATGGTTGGTAGTCAAATGGACTTATCATTACAACCTTTTTACAACCACAGTATTCAAGCCTATAGCGGGTTATGCAGCAAGCATAGCAGTCAAATACTAAAGACATTTTTTCGTGAGCGTAGGCAAGCGGCGAAAAAGAATAAGGCCACTATATAAATTCAAAATACTAATAAACAAGATATCAGTCTTGGTGCTAGTGGTCACGATGATTTTTTGCTATAATATTGCCCTATTTGATAGCACCCATCTTAATAGGCTATTAAAGACTTAACATACGAATAAATATCGTTTTATTAATGACATACGATAAGCGATATAAGTAACGCATATTATTGAGTAAGTATTATGACTAGTTCTACACCTGATAATGTTTTACTCAATACAGAGAATAGCCACACCTCATCAGTGCGCTATCCTGTTATTTGTATCGATGGTCCTAGTGGCGCTGGTAAAGGCACGGTTACATGGCGTCTGGCACAAGTACTAGGTTATCAGTTGTTAGACTCTGGTGCGCTTTATAGGATTGTTGGGCTAAAAGCCTTTGAAGCGGGTTTGATTAGCGCAGATGCCAGCCAACCAATCGATGAAAATGCTGTATTAGCATTGACTGAAAGCTTGGATATAGCGTTTGTACCAAACAATGACTCAGGACGTGTAGATATCATTGTTAATGGACAAGCAGTAGGTGAGCAAGTACGCAATGAAACGATCGGAGGCTATGCATCACAGATAGCGGTCTTTCCACAAGTTCGTCAAGCATTGCTAAAGTTACAACAAGATATGGCTACTCGTTCAGGTTTGGTTGCTGATGGTCGCGATATGGGTACGGTTGTTTTCCCAGATGCTGATGTTAAGGTGTTTTTGACGGCTAGTGCTGAAGCACGTGCAGAGCGCCGTGTGACTCAGTTACTGAACGCTGGTCAAACAGCAGATTTTGAGGCGATTTTAGCGACGATAAAAGAGCGTGATGACCGAGATGAAAATCGTAGTACAGCGCCATCGAAGCCTGCGGCAGATGCATTATTACTTGATAGTTCAGAGCTTAATGCTGATGCAGTATATGAACGAGTCAAAAAGCATTGCCAAGATAAAGGTGTGTTTTTCACTAGCTAGTCATTTAATAGCTAGTAAAAACAACATATTAAGTACTAAAAAGTTTCCTATTAATCATTGTTTTAGTATAAAATGATACGGTTAAGTTGAATTTTATTGAAGCAGTAAGAAAAACTTAGTTTATTCAAGATGTTGCAGTCGATATAAGACAGTTGTTGTTAGTCAGTTTTAATTACGATGAGCTCACTATCAACAAACGTTTTTTTATATGATTGCATGGGATATAAAACCAGTATTTCGTTCTATACAATCATAAATTTGATCCGTACTGTGCTGGACAGGATACGGCTATACAAAGGTAGACATAATGGAATCATTTGCTGAACTATTTGAAGCGAGCATTGAAGAGCAGGGCCTAGATATCGAGCGTGGCTCGGTTATTACAGGTGCTGTTGTGGCCATCGATAGCGATTGGATCACAGTAGATACTGGTCTTAAATCTGAAGGTATCGTCGCTCGTGAAGAGTTTTTAAGCGAAGAAGGCGAACTTGAAGTTGAAGTTGGCGATAGCGTTGATGTCGTAGTTGAAGCGGTTGATAACGGCATGGGTCAAACCTTGCTGTCACGTGAGAAAGCTAAACGTGTTGAAACTTGGAACTTCCTTGAAAAAATCGCTGATAACGATGAAATCGTTAAAGGTATTATCTCAAGCAAAGTTAAAGGCGGTTTCACTGTAGATATCGGTTCAGTACGCGCGTTCTTACCAGGTTCATTGGTAGATGTACGTCCTATCCGTGATACAACGCATCTT includes the following:
- the cgtA gene encoding Obg family GTPase CgtA; this encodes MRFIDEAVVTVKAGDGGNGIASFRREKYVPRGGPDGGDGGKGGDVYVIAEDNTNTLVDYRYTRRHDAMRAENGHSRNCSGKGSDDLYLPVPVGTTVVDTETDEVLGDLIEIGQTLLIAKGGDGGLGNTHFKSSTNQAPRKATSGFEGELKVLKFELKVVADVGLIGLPNAGKSTFIRQVSAARPKVADYPFTTLVPNLGVVDIGRHRSFVMADIPGLIEGASEGAGLGIRFLKHVARTRRLLHLVDVKPVDGSDPVENARVILNELERFSPELANLPQILVLNKIDQVNDEDLNALCTHIVAELGWTGMVFRTATLTGEGVDAVKYHLMNDIELEREREIEDPIFAEAQKERFERLEAEVRLNTEAQREAYRAARKAAREGLDASDFDDDDDDGVEVMYVP
- the proB gene encoding glutamate 5-kinase, translated to MADDIANTMEEARFVKQTRNFDIQRVIVKIGSSLLTNNGRGLDRTAIYEWAKQIAKLHKKGVEVLLVSSGAVAEGVVRMNLEERPKKLAALQACASIGQMGLIETWWSALIQHGIQSSQLLLTHDDLSNRSRYLNTTGALTQLLEWRVLPVINENDTITIDEIKFGDNDTLGAMAAAMVNADLYIILTDQEGVFTDNPRDNPDAKMIRQERAMADYLFDIAGDGGKLGRGGMLTKIRAGRLAAMGGCPTVIVSGAIDDVITRVVSGEAVGTLLTTNDEDKIIARKQWLAAHLRMSGSLVVDAGAARALTEHNRSLLPVGVVEVQGGFDEGDVVEIIHQDTGERIAVGQVNFSSNDARRVARERTEQFDKIFGSSEERVVMVHRDNLALTV
- the hemE gene encoding uroporphyrinogen decarboxylase, giving the protein MSASDGSNSVQQQFAPLKNDRLLRALRFEPIDTTPVWMMRQAGRYLPEYKATRAEAGDFMSLCKDTDRATEVTLQPLRRYDLDAAILFSDILTIPDAMGLGLYFETGEGPKFKHPIREQADLDRLPVLEPNDSLDYVMRAVTSIRKALNGQVPLFGFSGSPWTLATYMIEGGSSKDYRYTKGFLYSNPDFLHQLLDKLATSVIDYLDAQIVAGAQIVQIFDSWGGALGHRQFIEFSHIYNKRIVAELKERHPQVPVVLFTKGGGLWLDIQADSEADVLGLDWTMPIDRARQVLTESQRQLTKKHKKLQSSKAIQGNLDPATLYGSPATIRSEVNAMLDRAYADGEKTGYIANLGHGITQWVNPDNAKVFVDAVHDYKI
- the argC gene encoding N-acetyl-gamma-glutamyl-phosphate reductase codes for the protein MISAAIVGGTGYTGIELIRLLSAHPEVSIDLLTSRSEAGTRADEIFPSLRGVSDIVFSDLGDNTLAALQKCDVVFFATPHGVAMKQAEALIQAGVKVIDLAADFRLQSLTDFEHWYKQSHACPELLKTAIYGLPEINRDKLANALLVGNPGCYPTTAILGLKPIVAAQNKQAERLIESRIVIDAKSGVSGAGRQASLALNYAETTDSFKAYSVEGHRHLPEIEQGVAQLLDSQFAHRIRFLPHLVPMIRGMLSSIHMELTDAGAAIDWQQAFENSYASELFVDVMPKGLYPDTRSVRASNRLRIAVHQDNERAELTVIVVQDNLVKGAAGQAVQNMNVMFGFDESMGLNFAPIVP
- a CDS encoding ATP-dependent Clp protease adaptor ClpS, encoding MISQATPTVADWHFPNMPAHRAQDGDTDGETSPQADVLVAEPEVAKPPMYAVVMYNDNYTPMEFVVYILQSEFRHSMDSAVEIMLTIHNSSKGIAGIYPKDIAETKAKKVNSLAHREGYPLLTQIEPHQGE